TGAGCATTTTGGGTAGAATTATCTAGCAGCTCAGCCAGCAAATGTCTCAGTTCTAAGGGAAGTGCCCTTATATGTTCAGCGTCAGTATTTTATTCGGTCCAATTGTGAGATGGATCAGACAAGTCCAATTTCGGTTTGTTTTCTCTATAACCTTATTCTCACTTATGTTAACTCACTCATCCCCCTGGCCATCCCTCTTCATATTAATATTCCTTCATTCTTTCTGAGAATGACACCTTTACTACCActcttgccacacacacacacacacacaaacacacacacacacacacacacacacacacacacacacacacacacacacacacacacacacacacacacacacacacacacacacacacacacacacactcacacacacacacacacacacacacacacacacacacacacacaccttcattaGAGAGAGAATCTCCCTTTTATTGCATTGTCTTTCCTGTCACCTGTGGATGAAATAAAGTTTATTAAGTAAGAATGAGAAATAGaggttggaggcggcttatggtaaagaaatgaacattaaattctttgGAATGTAAAAAGTGTCAGTGTTAGTACCCGTTTGATGTTTGGATCAGAATGTTCTTAGTTCTAGGAAATATCTCAGGTCTCGGGAAGTTCCCGTATATGGTCAGCATCAGTATTTTATTCGGTCCAACTGTGAGAGAGAGCAAACAAGCCTGACTTCCCCcccgactctctctctcgcttcttctTTTCTGCCCCTTAATCAACTGTGTGTCAGGTCAACACAGTCTGTTAAGTTTTCACATTGTGTTGTAGCTGTTTGTGAGAAATCAATCTAGACAAATACCAAGATACATTTTGAACAAAGTTTAGTGAAGTAAAATGCCAGGGAAGTGCTCTTTGGAGCAGGGTGGTAGAACCGCGACTCAGGTGATCACAGTCCTATGCTGCACTAGTGCTCACTGTGACTGTATTCTTCCGACAATTGTGAGTAAAAATGATTACTATGTAGTCTGGCTGTTTTTAGTTGTCTTTTGCTGGTGTATCTCTTCAAAAATATCATACAAATGTGTGTTTTATTCTTATCCAGACAATGTTATTACCCTTATCTACTCAtttctaatttgatagtggtctTTACCTTTTTTCCTTTCTACTCCAGTTTGTCTTTTTCAGTAAAGCAAACTTCTTGTgagttatgttgatatattgGATGACCTATAAATAATAATCTGTCAGTTATTTTGAGGACCACAATACCAACAGCTACCAGTGTTATTGCAACTTCATTGAATTGTTCAATTATGTTACATTTCCAGCCCCCAAAGGATGTAAGTTAGTCACTGTATTCGTCTTTGTTTTTCTCTTTAGATCTGAAGTAGATGTCAAGCTCCTCACAATGACACTCAAGATAACCATGCCAGGAGAACAAAGTGGGTCTACATTCTCTCAGCTGAGACTCTGTATTTGTTTCCTGATGTATTGTTGGGTTCTTGCTGATCCAGTATGTGGGTACTTCCTGAAAAACTGCACAATCCGGGGTAATCTCAGTGACCCCTCTAACATGAAAGTACTCTGTGAAAAAAGGAACCTAGAAATCATGCCTATAGACATTCCACGGAAAGTAAGCGTTTTAAATGTGGCCATGAATAACATTTCCAAAATTGGAAAGTTGGATTTTAAAGGCCTATCAAATCTCAAAATTCTAAACATGTCAAGAAACCAGATCTCTTCAGTGGATGATGGGTCTCTCAGACACCTAGAGGCTCTTCAGGAGCTGGGTTTGGCTCATAACAGACTCACAACCCTGTCAGACCATTTGTTTCAGGGCCTAGCCAACCTCTCCCTGCTACATCTGGACAACAACCTCATCACAACCATCAGCTCCTCATCATTTCAGCCTCTCTCCAGTTTGAAGACAGTGAATTTAACCAAGAACAACCTTTATAATATGAAGGAAGTTCAGCCAATTGTACAATTGCCACTCTTACAGGAGTTGTACATTGGGAGCAACAGATTCACCTCTTTCCAGTCACAGGAAATATCAAACACTTCTATAGAGCTGAGACTGTTGGATTTATCCCGGAATCCATTGGGAATCTTCAGGATCACGGCAGATGTTCTTCCTTACCTTGAGGTGTTAGACATCGCCTACTGTGGACAACTTGGACACATGGAATGGGATGTGCTGGACAGGTCTTTTCTGAGCAACGTCAAACGTCTGAACCTGAGCGGGATAGAGATGTCTTTGGAGAGGATGGGTATGGTGCTGCAGACTGTCAACTCCTCATTAGTCCATCTGAGACTGTATGACATTAGTGAAGAGAGGGTCAAGGCTCTCACTGATATGGCCTGCCATATACCCACACTTAGCTTGCTCCGACTGCATCATAACAACATAAGTGTTCTCTCTAAGGAATTTCTGCAGTCATGTAAACAGTTGACCGAAATGGACGTATGTGATAATAATatcaatcagctttctgagctTTTATTCAGATCAATGGAGCAATTAAGTACTTTGAAACTGGGCCACAACAGGCTTTCTTCCGTGCCAAAGGCCACAAGAAATCTACCTACACTGAAGATCCTGGATCTGAGCTTCAATATCATCCATGAACTGGGCTGCCCTGACTTTGCCAATCTTACAGGACTCACACAACTCTTTCTTTTCCACAATCAAATCTCCAACCTTCCAGAATGTGTTTTCCAGGATTTGAAAGAATTAAGGATCCTTAAACTGGGATCAAACAAAATCCTGACCTTGAATGATGCATTCATGAGTGGTTTGCACAAACTAGAATATTTGTCGATGTCGTACAATAAGCTGAGCTCAATCTCTAAAGGAGACTTTAAAGGCTTAGCATCACTCAAGACCCTGCTTTTATTTGACAATCAGATTGCTAGTCTTGAAGATGGAGCCTTTGAGGGATTGGTGAATCTTACAGAACTTAGACTCCAGTCAAATAAGATCACTCAAATAGACATAAGAAATACTGTGCTCACGGGACTTCCACACTTAAGAACTCTTGATATATCCTGTAATTACATCACATATGTAAATGATGATAAATTAgaccctccacccttctctcatCTGATATCTCTGGAGAACCTGCAGATCCATAGTCAGCGTCACAAGGGACTGTGTCATCTACCTATCAACTTCCTTGAAGGTTTGAAATCTTTATTGGCATTCAAGGCAGGGAATCTCAATATTAAGGACCTGCACCCAAACACATTTATTCACACACCACGGTTGTGGTACCTTGATGTCAGTAAGAATGAGTTCACAGCCCTCACGCCAAAGCTGTTTCACCCAACCCCAAGGCTCAACAGAATGTACCTGTCCAAAGCACGACTTCAGTCCTTAGATTTCCTCGTAGGAGCAAACCTCAGTAGAGTCACTTTCTTGCAGGTGAGCAAGAACGACATAACAGTAGTCAATGAGACAGTGTTCCGTTCTCTCCCTGCCTTGACATACCTGGACATGCAAGATAATCCTTTCACCTGTGGCTGCAGCGATGCTTGGTTTGTCCAGTGGATGGAGAGCGACAACCAAACACAAATTGTTGGTGCAGGAGAATTTACCTGCAACTATCCTGCCGATCTAAAGGACACCAAGCTGTTGGATGTTGAGCTTCAGTTCTGTACAGTGGACTTAGGACTTTACTGCTACATCTCTACCACTTGTCTGGTCCTCCTCACCCTGATAGCATCCTTTGCCTACCACTTCCTGAAATGGCAGGTAATTTACGGCTATTACCTCTTCCTGGCTTTCCTCTATGACACCAAGCAAAGGAATAAGCTCACGCCTCATGGCTGTCAGTACGATGCCTTCATCTCCTACAACGCCCACGATGAGCCCTGGGTCCTGAGGGAGCTTCTGCCAGAGCTGGAGGGAAAGCAGGGCTGGAAGCTGTGTCTCCACCACCGGGACTTCCAGCCAGGCAAACCCATCATAGACAACATTATGGACGGCATCTACGGAAGCCGCAAGACCATCTGTGTCATCAGCCACCGCTACCTGGAGAGTGAGTGGTGCTCCCGGGAGATCCAGGTTGCCAGCTTCCGGCTCTTTGATGAGCAGAAGGATGTCCTGATTCTGGTGTTCCTGGAGGAGATCCCGACCCACCAGCTGTCACCCTACCACCGGATGAGGAAGCTAGTGAAGAGACGCACATACCTGAGCTGGCCCAGAGCTGGGGAGCAAACCGGGGTCTTCTGGCAGCAACTACGGCTGGCTTTAGAGACCAAGGATGGCTCTGCTGAGGAAAATCCTTTCCTCTCTGGGGTGCAGGCTCTGTGATAGTGAAACTTTGATTTGAAACAACCATTACACTCTGAACCTTTTCTGTATATTTACATGAGAATATTGAAGATGCACTCTCAAACTTTTGtctaatttcagccagtagttttgaaagtggtgctcacGAGCCAGAAGTGGTCCTCGTTTTCTGTGTAACACGTCATCTATAGTGTTTTAAACTCATTTGTATGATATGACATGTTACGAATCTAATTAATCATAATAGAATGTTATGATTTTGCTGTGCCCTGCATCCTGGAGTGCATCTTCAAGAAATCGTTAATAGTACTGATGCACGAatgcgtcaatctaagtaacataataaaaaattcctggtctcagagcatttcgtattattctgtacatttATCTGAAAGAccacatttagtatgatatgttatgttttgtaTGGTGCATATTAATGTATTAACCTCTAATGACTCCCCATCcagcatgagggagcgtaatcatcgcctgacactaattagcataacgcaacggacataaatattcctagaaaatattcctattcatgataatcacaaataaaatatattgagATACAGCTtaaccttttgttaatcaccctgtcatctcagattttctaaatatgctttacagccaaagctaggcAATTAtttttgtaagtttatcgatagcctagcatagcattttgtccagctagcagcaggtaacttggtcacggaaatcagaaaagcaatcaaattaaatcgtttacctttgatgagcttcagatgttttcactcaggagactcccagttagatagcaaatgttccttttttccaaaaatattatttttgtaggtgaaatagctccgtttgttcttcacatttggctgagaaatcgcccggaaattgcagtcacgaaaacgacgaaaaatattccaaattagctccataatatcgacagaaacatggcaaacgttgtttataatcaatcctcaaagtgtttttcaaatatctatcgtttttcagtaggaccaattggagtaatggctacctctgtattttacgagagaatttctctgggagcatcaggtgaccacttgcgcaatgtagccgcttacgggtattcgtcaacataaatgcgtaaaactacgtcacaatgctgtagacaccttcgggaatatggagaaagagtaatctggttgatagcccattcactgctcattAGGGACAGAtaggaacgcagcgctttcaaaacatgaggcacttccggattggatttttctcaggctttctatcctaagctgtcaattatatgcatattctagcatcttgtcctgacaaactATCCCGTTAactacgggaacgttttttttctccaaaaatgaaaatactgccccctagtcacaatatgtacaatatgttacaaatttgcaaaacataATATACGTTATGAaatctagctaggtggctaggtggaTACCATTAGCTaagctaggggttaaggttacgtttaggagttagtttaaagggttaaggtaagggttaggggaagggttagctaacattctaAGTAGTTACAAAGTAGCTAAAAGGTAGTAAgcagttgaaaagttgctaactagctaacattgtccatgatgagatttcaacttgcaacctttgggttgctagacatttgtgttatacacccacccatctgtcttatgtaatcaTGAGAAACCTAACATACCATATTagatggagtgtctcggatttaagtacagaataatacgaaacgCTCTAAGACCAGGTTTACAACCTGTTATGTCGGCCTTGCgcatctgcagtggaaggtgaccaagctacagcagtgtttgtcatACCATGAGATATCCTGAAaatcttctcacgaaaacgtccgtagagtccgaacggtttggcctacaaactattatgacccctcttTGGAAAGACACTCGGACTCATCTCATCTACCGGTTCCACTCTATGGAAAGGGCAGACTTTCCCTaacatgatggtgttctctgttttacTCTACGATCCCCACAAGTTtcatgggactcgtctgaaggtaacccatagaAACGAATGGAAGTACGGAGAACACTTTAACcccaacaaaaataaggggttaaatatgtgtccaaaaaaacAGAAACATTTCCTGAGCTTCCTTAGATCTTCTACATAtatgacagacacttcaaaaccgtATTCCTTATGATTTTTGTTGGATTGTCTTTTTAGTCATTTATGAgtatgttattcaatgcgtttctatatGCTACAATAGTAAAGggcaaattcaatattttatcaaatcattttttaatatatttttttaaacttaaagGGGTCATAAAATTCCAAATGTAATACCCAAAAGATCTATGTTATAACCATTTAAAACAATTCCTTATGTTAGCTTAGTTAAGAGATTAAGAGATGCTTATATTTGTAACATGTGCTTAAATGTCTCATGGGAAATTGAATTTTCATTGTCATAGGTTTTCTTGATTGTTATACTTGATCTCATTTATCTCATACATTAATGCAATATAATCAAACTATTTAGGTTTATTGCCATATTTCAATTATAATATGTCATACAAAATGTTCAGCATAAAATATGATAATAAAGTACACTATATAtgcaaagtatgtggacaccccttcaaatgagtggattctgctatttcagccacacccgtgactgacaggtgtataaaatcaggcacacagctatgcaatctatgcaatctccacagacaaagactggcagtggaatggccttactgaatagatcaatgtggcaccgtcataggatgccacctttccaacaaggaGGTTtgacaaatttctgccctgctagagttgccccggtcaactgcaagtgctgttattgtgaagatgAAATATataggagcaacaaaggctcagctGCGAAATGATAGGCCTCTCAAGCTCACAAAACGGGACCGGAAGCACGTAGCGCGttaaaatggtctgtcctcggttgcaacaatcactactgagttccaaactgcctctggaagcagcgtcagcacaataactgttcgccagaagcttcatgaaatgggtttccatggtcgagcagccgcacacaagcctgagatcaccatgcgcaatgccaagcgttgactggagtggtgtaaagcttgccgccattggactccggcgcagtggaaacacgttccctggagtgataaattaagcatcaccatctggcagtccgacagatgattctgggtttggcggatgtcaggagaatgctacctgcccgaatgaatGGTCCGGGGCTGCTTTTCATGCTTTTGGCTAAGCCcctcagttccagtgaagggaaaccttcatgctacagcatacaatgacattctagacaatgcTGTACTACCAACTATATGGTAAAAGTTTGTGCAAGGCCctgtcctgtttcagcatgacaatgcccctgtgcacaaagtgaggtccatacagaaatggtttgttgatatcggtgtggaagaacttgaccggcctgcccagagccctgacctcaaccccatcaaactcctttgggaggaattggaacgccgactgcgagccaggcctaatcgcccaacatcagtgcccgacctcactaatgctcgtggctgaatggaagcaagtccccgcagcaatgttccaacatctagtggaaagtcttcccagaagaatggaggctgttatagcagcaaacggggcaccaactccatattaatgcccatgattttggaatgagatgttcttgaagcaggtgtccacatatttttggtcatgtagtgtagaggtcgatcgattaatctgcatatttagttaaaataaattaatgttagtaggcaatattaactagTGAAATTGTTTCACTTCTCTTGCTTTCATTGCACaaagagtcagggtatatgcaacaatttgggctgcctggctcgatgcaaactaatttgccagtactgtacataattatgacataaatTTGAAGGAActgttctgtatttcactgaaagaataaaagttttgtttttgaaatgatagtttctggatttgaccatattaatgactgaaggcttgtatttctgtgtgtttattatattataattaagtatacgatttgatatttgatagagcagtctgactgagcggtggtaggcaatAGCAgcctcgtaagcattcattcaaactgcactttcctgcgtttgccagcagctcttcgcaatgcttgaagcacagcgctgttaatgacttcaagcctatcaactcctgagattaggctggcaatactatagtgcctataagaacatccaatagtcaaaggtatatgaaatacaagtggtatagagagaaatagtcgtcGGTCATAATGTCTAtaataacttgcggctgaacttgaaaggggttccttcgttagtttaccgttcatgtcttccatagagaatgtcttgatctacttcaaataaggtctgtttCGTGCTTAAACCGCCTCAGCGTTTTGATACTcgtgtaaatctcactaggataaggtaacgtttgcaacatattttcataaagccactctacaatttaaaaaaaaaatcttcgcttatatttagccaatattgatcagagttactttgtcctatggatatctacacagttatCAAATTGTCAAGGTGGTGTAAGCcgacacgaaacacagaccttatttgaagtcAATATAAAAATATCAgatggaataaatgaatgaaggaaccgcttttcagattttgctGGAAGGTGTAATGGGGATTATGACTCACACTTTGGTAGTCAATTTGTACCATGGccattattaaaataggatttcctgcatatagaaatAACAGTTTTTGTTCtcaacattcatcacaggtaacttCAACTCTATTttcattattcaaacagttgagagtatttgtGTCTCCTAAGCAGACTCTTCAGTATCCTTGTcactgtgtatgtgtatgtgtgtgtgtgtgtatgtgtgtgcatgtgtgcacaattatatacattttacagatggCAGAGCACCAGTGTGGGACTATTACATGGAATTGGCACCAGGGAAATCAAGGTGTCTTGTTTGTGGTAAAGATGTAAGCATGGGGTCAGCAAcggctaaataaaaaaataccactAACCTGTGGAATCACGATTAGAACACCCATCCAAAAGCCCATAAGGAAGCAATGATGAAAAAAGCAAACACAAATTCTTCACAAGGAAAATGTGATACAGACAGTTCACAGAAATCGCAGGCTACAATCATACAACTTTTTAATAAACAAGCAAAATGGCTGATGTTGGTTTTCAGCGGCTGATTACTCTTGCTGAACCCAGGATCAAAGATGAAAAATTATTTTGATCAGAAATGCTAGAAATGCTACACATGAAAGAGTTGTGATGAAAGTGAAGAATCTTGTGGCACCAGTCAACACTCCACACATGGCATTCACAACTGACTGCTGGTCAGGCACTACAGAGTCCTTAATAAGCCTTACTGGACATTTCATTGACAATATCTGGACAAGAAAGCAGGTTGTGCTGAATGTCAAGACTATGATTGGATCACACATTAGAGAGATGTTTTTGACTATGTTGGAATACTGGGAAATCCAAACAGAACGTGTAGTGCTGGTCCTCAGGGACAGGGGGCAAACATGGTGAAAGGTATGAGGCTGGCAGAGCTTCCAGACTTCAGCTGCAGTGCACACACCCTACAGCTTGTAATCAATGATGGCCTATCCAGTCAGAGAGCTGTGCTAGACATTATTGCCATGTTGAAGAGCTGTGCAACTCATTTTGACTACTCTGTACTGGCCAAACAGAGGCTGAGGGCCATTCAGGAAGAGCTTGGCCTTCCCAAACACAGCATCATGTAAGCAGTTCAAACTCTCTGGATCTCAACACTACACATGTTGCAGAGGATGTTTGAACAGAGGCGTGCACTGAAAGTGTATGCAGGTGAATTTGGACACATCAGCAGTTAGTCTGCTGCACAGTGGGACATTGTCTCTAACCTTATAGTTTCACCTATGGAGGAGGTGACACTGGAGATGAACCACTCCAACTCTACAGCCGCATGCATCATCCCCAGTGTGTCGGTGCTGAAGCTGATGCTGCAGCAGGAGGGTTCTTCTACTCAAGGCATCAAAACTTTACGGAGACCCTGTTGGACAGTCTGACAAGGAGGTTCTCCAAGGCTGAGGAGACAAAGTGCCTGGTGCTGGCAACCGTCCTGGATCTATATTACAAGAGctatgcactcacacctgcctgctgccattcctgagcaggctctgtactggtggtgccccgatcccgcaacTGAATCAACTTTAGAAGACGGTCCTGCACTTaatggactttcttgggcaccctgaagccttcttcacaacaattgaaccgctctccttgaagttcttgatgatccgataaatggttgatttaggtgcaatcttactggcagcaatatccttgtctgtgaagccctttttgtgcaaagcaatgatgacggcacgtgtttccttgcatgtaaccatggttgacagaggaagaacaatgattccaagcaccaccctccttttgaagcttccagtctgttattcgaactcaatcagcatgacagagtgatctccagccttgtcctcgtcaacactcacacctgtgttaacaagagaatcaaagacatgatgtcagctggtccttttgtggcagggctgaaatgcaatggaaatgtttttgggggattcagttcatttgcatggcaaagagggactttgcaattcatctgatcactcttcataacattctggagtatatgcaaattgccatcatacaaactgaggcagcagactttgtgaaaattaatatttgtgtcattctcaaaatatTTTGTAACGgccgtcgtcggtggaagaaggtgaggaccaaggtgcagcgtggtaagtgttcatgattattAATATAATCAAAACGGAACACTAAACAAAAGAACGACTAGGAAGAACGaataaacgaaacagtcctgtctagtgatgacacacaaaacagaaaataaacacccacgaaacacaggtggaaaaaggctacctaagtatgattctcaatcagagacaactaacgacacctgcctctgattgagaaccataccagtccaaactcaaaaaccaacatagaaaaacaaacatagactgcccaccccaactcacgccctgaccatactaaaacaaagacaaaacaaaggaactaaagtcagaacgtgacacatttggccaagactgtatatatatatcggccgattaatcggtatcggtagccgcattgaaaaatcataatcggtcgacttctAATGTAGTGTATAGTCTTTTACGGACAGAATGATCTAAGTTCTGTAGACTTGAtcctttgccaaaacatttttttaaatcgagCTGTTTAGGCGTGCAAGggtgaattgaaattgaaatgggtgaattgaattgaaatgataAATCTTGGATTAGTTACCAGTATCTTTGATGGAGCTAGATTGTATTATTTGaacctttaaaaaaacattgtttgaGTGACTTGTGTATTGTGGTGATGTGATTTTATGTTTTGACAGCAGATTTGGCAAATTTTCTAAGACACCATGTTGTCCATTGAGTACAGATGTTCACAGTTGTTATTCATTGAACAGAGATCGCACACACACTGACTCCTATTCCACACAGCCCATCATGTCTGGGGGGATTTTGTTAGGCTCTGGGCGGATCCTGCTGAAAGCCAGGAGGCTTGGTGTCTCCTAGTGGTAGTACTCAGAGTCCACATACACTTTGATGTAGGCTGCACACGCCTTCCTTGATGCCGGAGATGGGCAGTGGGGCCTCTCTGGCTACTGCCCCAGGGGTGGCAGACAGGTCCTTATCACAGGCGGCTTGTAACACCTtgattggggaggatgggctcaatgtaatggctggaacagaataaatggaatggtacactcttagaaaaaaatggttccaaaagggttcttcagctgtccccataggagaaacctttttggttccaggtagaaacctttttggtttcaggtagaacccttttggttccatgtagaaccctctgtggaaagggctctacctggaaccaaaagggttttaCCTTGAACTAAAACTAGTTCTTCAAAGGCTTctactatggggacagccgaagaacccttttaggttctagaa
This genomic interval from Oncorhynchus clarkii lewisi isolate Uvic-CL-2024 chromosome 18, UVic_Ocla_1.0, whole genome shotgun sequence contains the following:
- the LOC139373145 gene encoding toll-like receptor 13 — translated: MTLKITMPGEQSGSTFSQLRLCICFLMYCWVLADPVCGYFLKNCTIRGNLSDPSNMKVLCEKRNLEIMPIDIPRKVSVLNVAMNNISKIGKLDFKGLSNLKILNMSRNQISSVDDGSLRHLEALQELGLAHNRLTTLSDHLFQGLANLSLLHLDNNLITTISSSSFQPLSSLKTVNLTKNNLYNMKEVQPIVQLPLLQELYIGSNRFTSFQSQEISNTSIELRLLDLSRNPLGIFRITADVLPYLEVLDIAYCGQLGHMEWDVLDRSFLSNVKRLNLSGIEMSLERMGMVLQTVNSSLVHLRLYDISEERVKALTDMACHIPTLSLLRLHHNNISVLSKEFLQSCKQLTEMDVCDNNINQLSELLFRSMEQLSTLKLGHNRLSSVPKATRNLPTLKILDLSFNIIHELGCPDFANLTGLTQLFLFHNQISNLPECVFQDLKELRILKLGSNKILTLNDAFMSGLHKLEYLSMSYNKLSSISKGDFKGLASLKTLLLFDNQIASLEDGAFEGLVNLTELRLQSNKITQIDIRNTVLTGLPHLRTLDISCNYITYVNDDKLDPPPFSHLISLENLQIHSQRHKGLCHLPINFLEGLKSLLAFKAGNLNIKDLHPNTFIHTPRLWYLDVSKNEFTALTPKLFHPTPRLNRMYLSKARLQSLDFLVGANLSRVTFLQVSKNDITVVNETVFRSLPALTYLDMQDNPFTCGCSDAWFVQWMESDNQTQIVGAGEFTCNYPADLKDTKLLDVELQFCTVDLGLYCYISTTCLVLLTLIASFAYHFLKWQVIYGYYLFLAFLYDTKQRNKLTPHGCQYDAFISYNAHDEPWVLRELLPELEGKQGWKLCLHHRDFQPGKPIIDNIMDGIYGSRKTICVISHRYLESEWCSREIQVASFRLFDEQKDVLILVFLEEIPTHQLSPYHRMRKLVKRRTYLSWPRAGEQTGVFWQQLRLALETKDGSAEENPFLSGVQAL